One window of Magallana gigas chromosome 2, xbMagGiga1.1, whole genome shotgun sequence genomic DNA carries:
- the LOC105329841 gene encoding WAS/WASL-interacting protein family member 1 isoform X2, protein MAALAMSGAPPPLPSRDGRPPSNTLPRRASAHAPSRTQSQISSPRHRRPSEDELPPPPPRSRNDPLPPVPPSIQSLPRQDDLPPPPPRGKQDPLPPPPPSIGTLPHPRGNQQKQSSQYTSQTLPRNARSDTNLQSTAEKAAPRLPPRRNASLHGGHAPSVHNHVTNGSIPQRILENFDLESRFPFHDVNELPPPPEFKDVKKKYSSQEFERHRRRGAPNPNN, encoded by the exons TCCAACACCCTCCCCCGTAGGGCCTCGGCACACGCTCCCTCCCGTACACAATCACAGATCTCGTCCCCCAGGCATCGTCGACCGTCTGAAGATGAACtccctcccccacccccacgGAGCAGAAATGACCCCCTCCCACCGGTTCCCCCATCGATTCAAAGTTTGCCCCGACAGGACGATTTGCCGCCACCCCCACCCAGGGGTAAACAAGACCCGCTTCCGCCCCCACCCCCGTCCATTGGGACTCTGCCCCATCCTAGGGGAAACCAACAGAAACAAAGTTCTCAATATACATCACAAACTTTACCCAGAAACGCTCGAAGTGACACAAATCTTCAGTCCACAGCAGAGAAGGCGGCCCCGCGACTCCCACCCCGGCGGAATGCGTCCCTCCACGGCGGTCACGCCCCTAGTGTGCATAACCACGTGACAAATGGCTCCATCCCACAACGCATATTAGAGAATTTTG ATCTCGAGTCCCGGTTTCCGTTCCACGATGTTAACGAGCTTCCCCCACCCCCAGAATTCAAAGACGTCAAGAAAAAGTATTCAAGCCAGG aatttgaaaGGCACAGAAGAAGAGGTGCCCCCAATCCCAACAACTGA
- the LOC105329841 gene encoding WAS/WASL-interacting protein family member 1 isoform X1 produces the protein MAALAMSGAPPPLPSRDGRPPSNTLPRRASAHAPSRTQSQISSPRHRRPSEDELPPPPPRSRNDPLPPVPPSIQSLPRQDDLPPPPPRGKQDPLPPPPPSIGTLPHPRGNQQKQSSQYTSQTLPRNARSDTNLQSTAEKAAPRLPPRRNASLHGGHAPSVHNHVTNGSIPQRILENFAMVSSEDLESRFPFHDVNELPPPPEFKDVKKKYSSQEFERHRRRGAPNPNN, from the exons TCCAACACCCTCCCCCGTAGGGCCTCGGCACACGCTCCCTCCCGTACACAATCACAGATCTCGTCCCCCAGGCATCGTCGACCGTCTGAAGATGAACtccctcccccacccccacgGAGCAGAAATGACCCCCTCCCACCGGTTCCCCCATCGATTCAAAGTTTGCCCCGACAGGACGATTTGCCGCCACCCCCACCCAGGGGTAAACAAGACCCGCTTCCGCCCCCACCCCCGTCCATTGGGACTCTGCCCCATCCTAGGGGAAACCAACAGAAACAAAGTTCTCAATATACATCACAAACTTTACCCAGAAACGCTCGAAGTGACACAAATCTTCAGTCCACAGCAGAGAAGGCGGCCCCGCGACTCCCACCCCGGCGGAATGCGTCCCTCCACGGCGGTCACGCCCCTAGTGTGCATAACCACGTGACAAATGGCTCCATCCCACAACGCATATTAGAGAATTTTG cGATGGTTTCCTCTGAAG ATCTCGAGTCCCGGTTTCCGTTCCACGATGTTAACGAGCTTCCCCCACCCCCAGAATTCAAAGACGTCAAGAAAAAGTATTCAAGCCAGG aatttgaaaGGCACAGAAGAAGAGGTGCCCCCAATCCCAACAACTGA